From the genome of Chroicocephalus ridibundus chromosome 1, bChrRid1.1, whole genome shotgun sequence, one region includes:
- the CCT8 gene encoding T-complex protein 1 subunit theta isoform X2, with translation MALHVPKAPGFAQMLKEGAKHYSGLEEAVYRNIQACKELAQTTRTAYGPNGMNKMVINHLEKLFVTNDAATILRELEVQHPAAKMLVMASHMQEQEVGDGTNFVLVFAGVLLELAEDLLRMGLSVSEVIEGYEKACKKALEILPDLVCCSAKNLRDVEEVASLLHTSVMSKQYGNEQFLAKLIAQACVSILPDSGHFNVDNIRVCKIVGAGISASSVLHGMVFKKETEGDVTSVKDAKIAVYSCPFDGMITETKGTVLIKNAEELMNFSKGEENLMDLQVKAIADSGANVVVTGGKVADMALHYANKYNLMLVRLNSKWDLRRLCKTVGATALPRLTPPTLEEMGHCDSVYLSEVGDTQVVVFKHEKEDGAISTILIRGSTDNLMDDIERAVDDGVNTFKVLTRDKRLVPGGGATEIELAKQITSYGETCPGLDQYAIKKFAEAFEAIPRALAENSGVKANEVISKLYAVHQEGNKNVGFDIEAEAAAVKDMLEAGVLDTYLGKSWGIKLATNAAVTVLRVDQIIMAKPAGGPKPPSGKKDWDEDQND, from the exons ATGGCGCTGCACGTTCCCAAGGCCCCGGGCTTCGCCCAGATGCTCAAGGAAGGGGCGAAG cattattCAGGACTAGAAGAAGCTGTCTATAGGAACATCCAGGCATGCAAAGAACTTGCTCAAACCACCCGTACAGCTTATGGACCAAATG gAATGAACAAAATGGTTATCAATCATCTGGAGAAACTTTTTGTTACAAATGATGCTGCTACTATCTTGAGAGAGCTGGAA GTCCAGCATCCTGCAGCAAAAATGCTTGTGATGGCTTCCCACATGCAAGAGCAAGAAGTCGGAGATGGAACAAACTTTGTCCTTGTTTTTGCTGGAGTTCTTCTGGAGTTAGCAGAAGACCTTTTGAGGATGGGGTTATCAGTCTCAGAG GTGATTGAAGGATATGAAAAGGCTTGCAAGAAAGCCCTAGAAATTCTTCCAGACTTGGTGTGCTGTTCTGCAAAGAATCTTCGAGATGTTGAAGAAGTGGCATCTTTGTTGCACACTTCAGTGATGAGCAAACAATATGGCAATGAACAGTTTTTGGCAAAGCTTATCGCTCAGGCCTGTG TTTCTATTCTTCCCGATTCTGGTCATTTCAACGTTGATAATATCAGAGTGTGCAAAATTGTG ggtGCTGGTATCTCTGCTTCCTCAGTACTGCATGGcatggtttttaaaaaagaaactgaaggagATGTTACTTCTGTCAAAGATGCAAAAATAGCTGTGTATTCCTGCCCTTTTGATGGTATGATAACTGAAACGAAG GGCACCGTACTTATAAAGAATGCTGAAGAGCTGATGAATTTCAGTAAGGGAGAAGAAAATCTAATGGATTTGCAAGTCAAAGCTATTGCTGATAGTGGTGCAAACGTAGTAGTAACAGGTGGCAAAGTGGCAGACATGGCACTTCATTATGCCAACAAATACAATCTTATGTTAGTCAG gtTGAACTCAAAGTGGGATCTGAGAAGACTGTGCAAAACCGTTGGTGCAACAGCCCTACCCAGACTG actcCCCCTACTCTAGAAGAAATGGGTCACTGTGATAGTGTATATTTATCAGAGGTTGGGGATACGCAAGTTGTTGTGTTTAAGCATG AAAAGGAGGATGGTGCCATTTCTACTATACTCATTCGTGGATCTACAGACAATCTGATGGATGACATAGAGAGAGCAGTGGATGATGGTGTAAATACTTTCAAAGTACTCACAAGG GATAAACGTCTTGTTCCTGGAGGTGGTGCAACAGAGATTGAATTAGCCAAGCAGATCACATCTTATGGAGAG ACTTGTCCTGGGCTTGACCAATATGCCATCAAGAAGTTTGCTGAGGCGTTTGAAGCCATTCCTCGGGCACTGGCAGAAAACTCTGGAGTAAAGGCTAACGAGGTCATCTCCAAACTTTATGCTGTGCATCAGGAAGGGAATAAAAATGTTGGATTTGATATTGAG gctgaagctgctgctgtgaaGGATATGTTGGAAGCTGGTGTATTAGACACATACCTTGGAAAATCCTGGGGTATCAAGCTAGCTACAAATGCAGCAGTCACCGTCCTACGGGTAGATCAG ATcattatggcaaaaccagctggTGGCCCTAAACCTCCATCAGGAAAGAAAGACTGGGATGAAGACCAAAATGACTGA
- the CCT8 gene encoding T-complex protein 1 subunit theta isoform X1, whose product MALHVPKAPGFAQMLKEGAKHYSGLEEAVYRNIQACKELAQTTRTAYGPNGMNKMVINHLEKLFVTNDAATILRELEVQHPAAKMLVMASHMQEQEVGDGTNFVLVFAGVLLELAEDLLRMGLSVSEVIEGYEKACKKALEILPDLVCCSAKNLRDVEEVASLLHTSVMSKQYGNEQFLAKLIAQACVSILPDSGHFNVDNIRVCKIVGAGISASSVLHGMVFKKETEGDVTSVKDAKIAVYSCPFDGMITETKGTVLIKNAEELMNFSKGEENLMDLQVKAIADSGANVVVTGGKVADMALHYANKYNLMLVRLNSKWDLRRLCKTVGATALPRLTPPTLEEMGHCDSVYLSEVGDTQVVVFKHEKEDGAISTILIRGSTDNLMDDIERAVDDGVNTFKVLTRDKRLVPGGGATEIELAKQITSYGETCPGLDQYAIKKFAEAFEAIPRALAENSGVKANEVISKLYAVHQEGNKNVGFDIEAEAAAVKDMLEAGVLDTYLGKSWGIKLATNAAVTVLRVDQIIMAKTAGGPKVPKQQGHWDKDDWKDEPEK is encoded by the exons ATGGCGCTGCACGTTCCCAAGGCCCCGGGCTTCGCCCAGATGCTCAAGGAAGGGGCGAAG cattattCAGGACTAGAAGAAGCTGTCTATAGGAACATCCAGGCATGCAAAGAACTTGCTCAAACCACCCGTACAGCTTATGGACCAAATG gAATGAACAAAATGGTTATCAATCATCTGGAGAAACTTTTTGTTACAAATGATGCTGCTACTATCTTGAGAGAGCTGGAA GTCCAGCATCCTGCAGCAAAAATGCTTGTGATGGCTTCCCACATGCAAGAGCAAGAAGTCGGAGATGGAACAAACTTTGTCCTTGTTTTTGCTGGAGTTCTTCTGGAGTTAGCAGAAGACCTTTTGAGGATGGGGTTATCAGTCTCAGAG GTGATTGAAGGATATGAAAAGGCTTGCAAGAAAGCCCTAGAAATTCTTCCAGACTTGGTGTGCTGTTCTGCAAAGAATCTTCGAGATGTTGAAGAAGTGGCATCTTTGTTGCACACTTCAGTGATGAGCAAACAATATGGCAATGAACAGTTTTTGGCAAAGCTTATCGCTCAGGCCTGTG TTTCTATTCTTCCCGATTCTGGTCATTTCAACGTTGATAATATCAGAGTGTGCAAAATTGTG ggtGCTGGTATCTCTGCTTCCTCAGTACTGCATGGcatggtttttaaaaaagaaactgaaggagATGTTACTTCTGTCAAAGATGCAAAAATAGCTGTGTATTCCTGCCCTTTTGATGGTATGATAACTGAAACGAAG GGCACCGTACTTATAAAGAATGCTGAAGAGCTGATGAATTTCAGTAAGGGAGAAGAAAATCTAATGGATTTGCAAGTCAAAGCTATTGCTGATAGTGGTGCAAACGTAGTAGTAACAGGTGGCAAAGTGGCAGACATGGCACTTCATTATGCCAACAAATACAATCTTATGTTAGTCAG gtTGAACTCAAAGTGGGATCTGAGAAGACTGTGCAAAACCGTTGGTGCAACAGCCCTACCCAGACTG actcCCCCTACTCTAGAAGAAATGGGTCACTGTGATAGTGTATATTTATCAGAGGTTGGGGATACGCAAGTTGTTGTGTTTAAGCATG AAAAGGAGGATGGTGCCATTTCTACTATACTCATTCGTGGATCTACAGACAATCTGATGGATGACATAGAGAGAGCAGTGGATGATGGTGTAAATACTTTCAAAGTACTCACAAGG GATAAACGTCTTGTTCCTGGAGGTGGTGCAACAGAGATTGAATTAGCCAAGCAGATCACATCTTATGGAGAG ACTTGTCCTGGGCTTGACCAATATGCCATCAAGAAGTTTGCTGAGGCGTTTGAAGCCATTCCTCGGGCACTGGCAGAAAACTCTGGAGTAAAGGCTAACGAGGTCATCTCCAAACTTTATGCTGTGCATCAGGAAGGGAATAAAAATGTTGGATTTGATATTGAG gctgaagctgctgctgtgaaGGATATGTTGGAAGCTGGTGTATTAGACACATACCTTGGAAAATCCTGGGGTATCAAGCTAGCTACAAATGCAGCAGTCACCGTCCTACGGGTAGATCAG ATTATTATGGCAAAAACAGCAGGCGGTCCAAAAGTCCCTAAACAACAAGGACATTGGGATAAGGATGACTGGAAAGATGAGCCTGAAAAATAG